ACGCACCAGCAGGCCGAGATCAACGAAAAGGATGTGAAGTACCAGCTTTGGAGAACCATAGAGCAGTCTTACAATGATGTAACAGCAGCTATCAAATCTTATAATGCTTCAACAACTCAGGTGCAGGCCAGGGAAGAATCATTCAGGGTAATGAAGCAGCGATACGACATAGGCGCAGTTAATTTTACAGACTATCAAATAGCAGAAAACGATTTGTTTCAGGCCAAATCAGATCTTTTGAGAGCTAAATACGACTATATATTCAAACTAAAAGTATTAGATTTTTATCAAGGTAAACCTTTAGATTTTTAAACTGATGGCAAAAAAAAGAAGATCCAATAAATGGTTATACTGGTTGATCGGTGCATTCGGCGTGCTGGTGGTAATACTTATCGTCGGTAAGTCTGCCGGCTGGATTGGTAAGCCCAATGAAATAGAGGTGGAAATAGCCGAAGCCAAACAACTGTCAATTACTGAAAAAGTCAGCGCTTCCGGTATGGTACAGCCGGTAGTAGAAGTAAAGCTAAGCCCGGAAGTATCCGGTGAGCTGATAGAATTAAACGTTGAAGAGGGAGATTCTGTACAGGCTGATCAGATTCTGGCGAAGGTAAGACCGGATAATTTTGTGGCGGTGGTGGAGCAGTCCAGGGCATCACTTAATCAGCAGAAGGCAAACCTGGCATCTGCAGAAGCATCTCTTGAAAGAGCTAAAGCTACTTTTGTACGTGCAGAACAGGAGTATAAGAGGCAGGAAAAACTGTTTAAGCAAACTGTTATATCCGATGCGGAATGGGAGCAGGCACAGCAAAATTTTGCAGTAGCCAAAAACGATCTGAAGTCTGCAGAGAAATCAGTAGAAGCTGCAAAATACATAGTACGATCAAGTGGAGCGTCCCTTGATCAGGCTCAGGAAAATTTACGAAGGACTACTGTTACTTCGCCAATGGGAGGTATAGTATCCAAACTCAATGTAGAAAAAGGGGAGACCGTACTGGGAACCCAGCAGTTTCAGGGTACAGAAATCATGCGTATTGCTGACCTCAATAAAATGGAAGTACGCGTAGATGTTAATGAAAATGATATTATAAGGGTTTCGCTCGGCGATACCGCTGTTATTGATGTAGATGCCTACAGCCACCTCGATAAAGAGTTTACAGGAGTGGTTACGGCTATAGCCAATACGGCCAACGATAAAGCGTCTGCAGATGCGGTTACAGAATTTGAAGTTCGTATTAAAATATTGAACTCATCATATCGGGATTTGATAGAAGAGGGTAGCAGGTACCCGTTTCGTCCGGGTATGACTGCCAGCGTGGATATAATAACAAAAAGAAAGGAAAAGGCACTTGCCGTACCACTTTCTGCCGTTACTACACGAGACCCGGATAAGAAAAAATTAGGAGCAAAAGAGGAAGACGAAAAAGTAGCAAAGGCTGATGAGAAGAACACGGGAGCTAAAGAAAGTATCAAGGAAGTGGTGTTTGTTAATGAAGGCGGCACAGCAGTGTTGAGAGAAGTTAAGACTGGCATAAGCGATTACGAAAACATTGAAATACTGGAGGGTGTAAAAGAAGGCGAGAAAGTAATATCAGGGCCTTTCCTGGCGGTATCTAAACGGCTTGAAGATGGTGATAAAGTAAAGACTGAAGAGAAAAACAGCGATGACAAAGCCGAGGATAAAAAATTGGCGGAAGAATAATAATTCCGATAAGTTTATCAAAAGGAAAGCTGCACGTAAGTGCAACTTTTTTTGTGCCTGTTCTCAATCCTGCTGTGTTCACCTCATCACCTCCCAACACCCCACAGTCCTACTGCCGATAGGAAGGGTCTACCTAAGCAGGTTATTACATACCACTGAGCCGGTAAGGAACCGAGTTAGATACTTCGCTAGCTTAGTATGATCGAGGTGGAAAGCAAGAAAACTTGTCGGGTGTCTAAGTGCTGATGTACACTGTGCAAGCCAGTATTCAGGAAATCACCTCAAAACCTTGAGGAGGCTGTATATAATCAAACAAGAAGCTGTATAAGGAATAACATGGTTTTAAATCTTCCGGATCTTCACCATGAGGCAATCCACCATATATATTAGTATTCAACAGCAGATCATGGTTGATAAATGAGTAGTTGGGATAATGATAGTTCACCCTGACGTTTACTTCCTCCAGCCACTTTGTTTCATTATCCGACATATTCCGCTGTCCATACCATAGCAGTTTTACAGGGGCCACACCAGCCTCATTATTATACCTGCCAAAAGTGGCCCTTTCTTCAATAAAAGCCGTGTAGTAATTGGTCAACAGTGATAAAGTAACCCGAAGAGTTCGGGTGATACTTACTTCAGCCTCGGTTTTTGAAAGTTCAATTCGAGCAACCAGATTAGGAAACTGAAGATAGCTATCATCGTAGACCACGAATTTGCCATTGCTTTGAAGTTCATTAATTAGAGACCCCCAGGTATCATCTTCAATATAGTCTATTAAGTTATTGATTTTGTTTTCGAGAACACCTAACAAACGATTGTAGCCCGGGTATTCATGGTTAAGGAGAGGGCACCCAATAGCATAATACTTGTGTACTTCTTGTAAGAGATCAAGTTTAGTTTTCAGTTCCATTATTCCGTTTTGCTATAGAATTTCTCAAGATACTGTTTTTTGGAAAAAAAGATTTTTAATGAGGGGGTAAGACTCTTTAGTTTTAAGATATCACCCTCTGTAAACTTGCAGCCATAGATATACAATTCTTCTAAACCCTGCATTTTTAAAATAGTATAAATTTCGTTTTTGATATCAATAGGATTAAAACTTATATCTAAAGCCGTTAATTCTTTTAGGCTTTCTATATCCTTCGGAAGATGTTTCAGCCCGAGGGCCGAAACATTTAATCCTTGTAAAGAAGGGATATTGGTTAAAGGATATGGTAATTCCTTTAAGTGAAATTGCAATGTGTAATTTGGATAGTTATCCTCAAAAGCATCCCTGTCTGAGTTTGCAGGAAAAATTATCCAGCTTGAGAGGTTGTTATCAATCACAAAAATCATGGCTTTTGCTTCCGAGGTCGATACTTGTTCATTTATGATATGGTAATAAGAAAGTGAGTCTTTCGAATCTAAATGAATAGTTAAAGTATCTAAACTTTGACCCACTGAAGAAGAAAGGACATAAAAATTAATAAGAATGAGTGAAAAGAATTTATACATAAATGATTGTGTTAACAACTGTAATCTGCTGTAGTGTTGGGTATCGACCCAGAGCATGGACCCGATGAAATCATTCCAGCATACGCACTTAACTTCGTTGAAATTAATGATTTTAATTTAATTCTTATTGAACTTGAATAGGGAGCTAAGTTACCTGAGTTTAATAATGGGCCTATCTCATCCCGGGATTGGTTGATGATGGTTGTGAGTATTTGCGAAGCGGTATATTGACTTGTGGCATATGCTATTGGTATGGATACACAAATAGTTCCTAGCTCTGCATTAACGACTTTATTAAGTTGATGATTCACGGCAGTTAGGCCTACTCCGGTGATTTGAGCTGTATAACTATTGCCTACTTTTATAGATTTTATGTTATCGCAAAGTCTCCCTACGGTTTGGTTGTTTGAGAGAGCTTTCCATTGCTGAGAGCTAGTTGGAGGGTTGCCACCGTTAATATTTCTGGCCCAATACTTACGCTGAATGGGGTCCCAATCATAGTCCTCACAAGGGATATGAATGAATTCAGTGGTAGATCCTTTATATTTTGTATCCAAAAATAACCAACCCGATGATGTTAACTGGTACCAATCTTCATAATGGTGGGTGGTAACTATGTGACCTCCACAATCGGGGGCGCGAGAGGTAGATAGCTTCTTTAAATCTTCTTCTAGAACATGCTTGTATAAGTCTCCATTTAAGTATGTTTCAGAAGCAACCTGCTTACCTTGAAGATCATAGTATTGTAAAACACCATGAAACTCAGACAAATCTTTTAATCCCTTCCAGGTTGGTGGATCTGACTTAAAAAAAAGTACTTTAACAATATAACCAGGTGTGATAAAGGTACCATTTTGAATACCAACAAGCATATACTTCTCCATTGCAGTAAACGGCCCATTGTCTTCCTTTTTTGATTTGGGCAGAGATATTTGGAAAGCAATACCAGAGCCGAAGTATGAGGAAAATTTTTCGTAACTGGTCCAATCAACATTTAAATCTTCAGCAGGAAAGCTGATTGATGGCTCAAATTTATCTGTAAAATCTCGCTGAAAACTTTTAAGTTTTTCCTGTTCAGTAGTAAACTCATCAAATTGGTGACAACTGAATGAAATAATTGCCAAAAATAGGCAAAGGAGGTAGTTGATAGATTTCATAATAAAAGTATTGGTTGGTTTAAACTTTAAAATTAAGAGTTGTAGGAAGGGTTGGAATACCCAAACAAATTTCCACAAGTCAGAAGACTTGAATTCATTATAGCTCCACCAAATCTCCGCTAAGCTAAAGACTTGAACCAGGGTAGACTACAGAGCTGTTTCGCCACCTTGCTTTTAAAGATCAGGAGCGTTAAGCGGCTGATTAACCGTATCGTTGATCATAATTAACTTCAGCACATCCTTTAGGTGCCGCAACTGCTCTACGTGGCTTTTCATGGTGTAAAGCATCAGTTCGAAGCTGCGTTCGTAGACTTTCATTTGGTTTGCTTTTTGCATCAGCTCGGAAAGGCCGTTTTGGTAGATCATGCTGGCGAAGTCCATGTTGGTGGTTTGGTAGGTTTCGGCCAACTGTGTGGAGTTTTTTATGAGCTCGTTCACGCCTTCTAGCAGGAGCCTGTACTGGTTTTGGGATTCCTCCCACGCGGTTTTGTTGTCTTTCATAATTCACATGTTTTAAATACCCACCGCCGGGAGACACTTGCTCCTCCCTTTGGTGGCGCTCAACCTAAATCCAGTTGAAACGGATTGTTTTAATTATTATCCTCTGTTACAAAATCCATCACTATGTTTCCCTGCCGGGCATACCTGTAGCTTTTTGAGCTTCTGTCAAATATCACGGGAGCTTCAAAGTCATCTTTCAGCATTTTAAACAAATTAAACACCGTGCGTTTAGATACATCAAGTTGCTTGGCGAAAGCTTCAGCGTTGCCAATGTTGCCATTTTGAAGAAGACGGTCGGTTTGCCCTATTCTTTGAATTATCTTGCTTGACTTCATTTTGTTCTCCTCAGAAAGTGAAAGCCTATGCAGTGTCCCCGTACATTGAGGGAGGTGCCATTGCCTGCACCTCCCTTGACCTGTCAATCTGAAACCCCAAAATCAACAGAGTTACCATTTACACGAGCGGAACACACTCAGCCATTAACTTTTTCCGAACTGATAATTAATTTTTTCCCTTTTTAATAATTTCCTCCAGCCCCTCTATAAGCCCCTGAAACCTTGCGCTATAGGCGGAAAGGTTGCCGTTTAATTCTTCTTTTAGCTCCGGTTCTGTAAGCTTGCAGATGAAGTCGATGTTGGCCTCAAACAGCTCTTATGTTATGACTTCCATCTTCAAGGCCAGCACCTCCATGCTTTGAATTGCCGTTTGATAATCCCTTACAATAGGCATGTTTTTAAATTTTGATTACTGTTCGGTGGGGCGAACTCTTTCAATTTTACCTATATAAACTCCGCTTTGCTTTGTCCTGTACCTGTACCTACAAATGAGGTGTGGGTCAGCCAATGCAATTCCAATGGTTTTATATATATTTGATCTTTACGCGATGCAAACAAGATACATAATTTTGTATTCATTTTGTTAACATTGCTCTATGCGAATATAATATTTTGTAAACAAATTGAAAACAATTACCGAAAGAATCTCTCACTTTAGGAAGAAAAATAATTTGTCCCAAACTGAGCTTGGGGAGCAGATGCAGGAGATCACGGGGCAATTGTTTACGCGTAGTGTGGTTTCTAACTATGAAAATGGGAGAAGGAAGATACCCGTAGACCTTATTCCCGTTCTGGCGAAAATATTTGGTGTCACCACCGATGAGCTGTTTTATACGAGTGAGGATATGGATAAGTCCCACGAATACAGCACCAGCATTTCCGAACTTCAGGAACTTGCCCATAGAGATGCTAAAGCGGCTTTTGAAAAGTCGTTGATCCTGCTCAGGGAGAACAGCAATCAAATAAAAGAGCTTCAGGAGCAATTGAAAAACTCTGAAAAGGAGGTAGGCAAGTATCAAAAGAAACTTGAAGTGATGATAAATGCCTCTGACAAGCTTGCGGATACAATTAATGAGCTAAAAAGAGCCGCCCTGGAATAATAGTGTATAATGAAACTACTATAGGTCAAGGCAGCCACTTAAGATTGGCTGTCCCTGAGCATTTGTCTGATAGAATGCACCTGTTGGTTTAAGGCTAGTACCTCTTCTTCCAGCCTTTCGTGCAGCTTTTCTAGTTTGTTACTCTTTCTCTCTTGTTGATTTTTATAATTGCGATACATGATTAGTCTTTTCCTGTATTTATACAGCACAAACACCACCAAAAGCAGGCCAAGCGCAGCGCTTATGGCGTAAACGATATTCATTAAATCTGCTCGCTGTTCCTTTTGCAGCAACTCGTGCTTATACTTTTCTTCATTGTTCAAATGCGTAATTTCGGCTTCCGCCATATCAACACTTTGCTGCGCATACATCGATGATATCAGCTCGTTTTGCTCTTCCAGTAATTTATTCTTTTTATCCCGGATCAGGCTATACTTTTGGGAGGGAACCACCAGACCAGCAGCTCGAGCAGACTGGTTGTTGGTCAGCGTTTGCAGGGCTTCTAAAGCGGTACCGAGTTCATCGGAGAGCAATTCTTTATCAGACACGGAAAGCTCCACCACCTGGTCATAATATTTCAGGGCAGCTTTGTAATCACCTTTGAGGGAGGCCAGTTCTCCCAAATAATTCAGGTTGGGTCTTTTATCAGCACCATCTAAAGCGGTTTTTAACTGCAGGGCTTCATTGAGCCATTTTTCGGCTTCATTGAGGTTACCGGCTTTCATAAAGCTCTCACCTATATTACCATGTAGAAAGGCTTTTTCCAATGCTTGGTCACTCCCCAAATAGTTAAGACTTTCTTCAAAACTCTTTATGGCTTCGTCAAACCTTTGCTGCCTGAAATATAGCTCACCATATGAAGCATATCCATTATATATCCAAAATGATGATCCTAAACCAGTAGCCGCCTCAAGGCTTTTTGAAATGTAGTGTTCAGCTTTGTCATACTCTTCCATCCCTAAGTATACCAAGCTAATATTATCGTATATCAATGGGAGTTTTTGCTTTTTGTCCAATCGGGAATATATTTTTTCGGCTTGTTGAAGGTAATTTAGAGCTTCCTCATGTCTCTCTACCAAGCGGTAAACATTACCCAAGTTTGACGCTATCTTAGCTTGTTTAACAGGGTCATTCAATTCGTAGTACAACGTCAGAGCCAATTTGTATGATTTGGTGGCTTCTCCAAGTTGATTGCTCATGTTGTTTAGATAACCATGGTTGTCATAATACTTAGCTAAGTATTCTTTATTATCTAATTCTATGGCTAAGGTTTTCAACTTTTCAAGTAGCTCAAAGGCTATTTTAGAGTCCTTATAGTGGTTTAGATACTCTTGATAGGTGTGCTCTAAAGCTTCAATCTTGGCTGGGTCGTGGGTATAGATCTCATCTTGAATACAGGCCGTGATAAACAGCATACTCAAGACCGCCAGAGTTGCAAGTCTCGGCATAATGATAGGTAAATTATAGGTTGAAAATAACTGTGATAATATCGAACAAAGATGTCGGTATTATCACAATTATCAAGGAGCATATACTTGGGAAACCTTACGTGCATTAGTATTTACCAAGTTTAATCATTTGGATCAATCGTCTTCCGGCCCTTGGGTATGTCCTTCATTTACACCTTCCGTGTTTAGTACATTATCTGTGTCGGGTATTATTTCTTCTTCCTGGCACGATGTAAAGGTTAATCCAAACATACTAAGCGCTGCAATTAATGCAATTTTTCTGATTTTCATTTGTTTCCGAATTTAAAGGGTTTAGTTGTATTTCGGGTCATCAGGCAATTGAATAAGACCCTCACAAATTTAATGGTTTCTCAAATCACCGTCTCATGGTACTTTTATGGCAATGTTACGCTGGTAATGAATCAGTTAGACTTATATCTGTTACTGTCAGACCACTAATGAGTTACCCATAGCAAGTAAAAGAAATTTTATCTAAACCGAGTCTCCCCAATTGTACTGCAATAGAGGGATGTGTAAAATTGCTTTCCTAAAGTGTCATTTTATAATAATATCTTACACGGAATTTTCAATAATAATCCACCGATACAATTAATTTGCATGCATAAAAGCGTATAATTCGCTTTTTGTAATTTATATTCAACGGCTAAATTAATACGGTTGCACAAACTCAATATTCCAATGCTGATCCGCTAAAAATACCCAAGGTTGGGTATTGACAGGGATACTACTGTAGAGTTACTTTTAGAATTGTTTACAAACGGAATTGTGGGGTTCGGAAAGTGTAAGGAAATATTGGGAAAGTTTTAGATGAATTATAGGTAAGAATGTCTAGAATTGATAAGCAAAAAAAGAAATAAAAATATGTTATCATTTATAGCCGTTCTATTCGGAACAATGTACCGAATGCACGGTTGCGAATAAGTTGAAAAATGTAAATTATGGAAGATAGTACAGCAAAAATTATGGTCGCAATTATAGCTTTATTGACAGCAATAATT
This region of Fulvivirga ulvae genomic DNA includes:
- a CDS encoding tetratricopeptide repeat protein, with amino-acid sequence MPRLATLAVLSMLFITACIQDEIYTHDPAKIEALEHTYQEYLNHYKDSKIAFELLEKLKTLAIELDNKEYLAKYYDNHGYLNNMSNQLGEATKSYKLALTLYYELNDPVKQAKIASNLGNVYRLVERHEEALNYLQQAEKIYSRLDKKQKLPLIYDNISLVYLGMEEYDKAEHYISKSLEAATGLGSSFWIYNGYASYGELYFRQQRFDEAIKSFEESLNYLGSDQALEKAFLHGNIGESFMKAGNLNEAEKWLNEALQLKTALDGADKRPNLNYLGELASLKGDYKAALKYYDQVVELSVSDKELLSDELGTALEALQTLTNNQSARAAGLVVPSQKYSLIRDKKNKLLEEQNELISSMYAQQSVDMAEAEITHLNNEEKYKHELLQKEQRADLMNIVYAISAALGLLLVVFVLYKYRKRLIMYRNYKNQQERKSNKLEKLHERLEEEVLALNQQVHSIRQMLRDSQS
- a CDS encoding helix-turn-helix domain-containing protein, with protein sequence MKTITERISHFRKKNNLSQTELGEQMQEITGQLFTRSVVSNYENGRRKIPVDLIPVLAKIFGVTTDELFYTSEDMDKSHEYSTSISELQELAHRDAKAAFEKSLILLRENSNQIKELQEQLKNSEKEVGKYQKKLEVMINASDKLADTINELKRAALE
- a CDS encoding efflux RND transporter periplasmic adaptor subunit, giving the protein MAKKRRSNKWLYWLIGAFGVLVVILIVGKSAGWIGKPNEIEVEIAEAKQLSITEKVSASGMVQPVVEVKLSPEVSGELIELNVEEGDSVQADQILAKVRPDNFVAVVEQSRASLNQQKANLASAEASLERAKATFVRAEQEYKRQEKLFKQTVISDAEWEQAQQNFAVAKNDLKSAEKSVEAAKYIVRSSGASLDQAQENLRRTTVTSPMGGIVSKLNVEKGETVLGTQQFQGTEIMRIADLNKMEVRVDVNENDIIRVSLGDTAVIDVDAYSHLDKEFTGVVTAIANTANDKASADAVTEFEVRIKILNSSYRDLIEEGSRYPFRPGMTASVDIITKRKEKALAVPLSAVTTRDPDKKKLGAKEEDEKVAKADEKNTGAKESIKEVVFVNEGGTAVLREVKTGISDYENIEILEGVKEGEKVISGPFLAVSKRLEDGDKVKTEEKNSDDKAEDKKLAEE